The following proteins are co-located in the Streptococcus anginosus genome:
- a CDS encoding ISLre2 family transposase: MVRFDERTFMDEMARLREKEFLKRVKAYDDSVATNMIQHGYKRVDSSERTVLFTFGEMTFSRNRWRKGKKTRYPVDEWLGLKPYIRYSPELILHMAKHASKLSYREVCRTIQTAYDLLVTKDAVLKAVKVAGRLFSEREQYRFLLEKEQPQKIQADKIYLEGDGVMVKTTSGGDERHNTDLAHFLVHTGTKKVGKNRYILQNKHEIIHTNYETAREELLDYLYNHFEITDKTILITNSDNGKGYTKRVFQEIKKSLGIKHHEHFWDAYHLNEQLETFLKPYPYSLQVLAFKAIQTYQKPLLQSVFDTVESLIQSDEEYDRFHTFRQKLFNHFKETKPPKLRGLSSQGIGVMESQHRKVTYRMKHRGMYWSVKGACAMAKMILLERMDQLEELFFGDWRREYQYYQGNRLSAGSLVNHYPHKAVIRKKGYFGKL, translated from the coding sequence ATGGTTAGATTTGATGAAAGAACTTTTATGGATGAGATGGCACGACTACGTGAGAAAGAATTTCTTAAACGTGTCAAAGCATATGACGATAGTGTTGCAACTAACATGATACAACATGGTTATAAACGAGTAGATAGCAGTGAGCGAACCGTGCTCTTTACTTTTGGAGAAATGACCTTCTCACGAAACAGATGGCGAAAAGGGAAAAAGACGCGTTATCCCGTCGATGAGTGGTTGGGATTAAAACCCTATATACGCTATTCTCCCGAACTTATTCTTCACATGGCTAAGCACGCTTCCAAATTGTCCTATCGGGAAGTTTGTCGAACGATTCAGACAGCTTATGATTTGCTCGTGACAAAGGATGCTGTCTTAAAAGCAGTTAAAGTAGCTGGTCGTCTTTTTTCAGAGAGGGAACAATATCGCTTTTTGCTCGAAAAAGAGCAACCGCAAAAAATCCAAGCAGACAAAATCTACTTGGAAGGGGATGGCGTGATGGTGAAAACAACCTCTGGTGGTGACGAACGTCACAATACCGATTTGGCTCATTTTCTCGTCCATACAGGGACTAAAAAGGTAGGTAAAAACCGTTATATCCTACAAAATAAACATGAAATCATTCATACAAACTATGAGACGGCTAGAGAAGAGCTACTGGATTATCTCTATAACCACTTTGAAATTACGGATAAAACGATTCTGATTACTAATTCAGATAACGGAAAGGGCTATACCAAACGAGTCTTTCAAGAAATTAAGAAGTCTTTAGGGATTAAACATCATGAACATTTTTGGGATGCTTACCACCTAAATGAACAACTTGAAACCTTCCTAAAGCCTTACCCTTATTCCTTGCAAGTGCTAGCTTTTAAGGCTATTCAGACATATCAAAAACCTCTCCTTCAGTCAGTATTTGATACTGTAGAGTCACTTATTCAAAGCGATGAGGAGTATGATCGGTTTCATACTTTCCGTCAAAAACTTTTTAACCATTTCAAAGAAACAAAACCACCCAAATTAAGAGGCTTATCCTCACAAGGGATTGGTGTTATGGAAAGTCAGCACAGGAAGGTTACATATAGGATGAAGCACCGAGGGATGTATTGGTCAGTAAAGGGGGCTTGTGCTATGGCTAAGATGATTCTCTTAGAACGAATGGATCAGCTAGAGGAGTTGTTTTTTGGAGATTGGCGAAGAGAATATCAGTATTATCAAGGAAATAGATTGAGTGCTGGTAGTCTGGTTAACCATTATCCCCATAAAGCCGTCATTAGGAAAAAAGGATATTTTGGTAAGTTATAG
- the gatC gene encoding Asp-tRNA(Asn)/Glu-tRNA(Gln) amidotransferase subunit GatC, which translates to MKITQEEVTHVAHLSKLAFSPEETAEFATTLSKIVDMVELLNEVDTTGVPFTSNVAENVNYMREDVAVAGWNREELFQNVPEKERGYIKVPAILDDGGDA; encoded by the coding sequence ATGAAAATTACTCAAGAGGAAGTAACGCATGTTGCTCACTTGTCAAAACTAGCTTTTTCACCTGAAGAAACAGCAGAATTTGCGACAACTTTGTCAAAAATTGTGGACATGGTGGAGCTACTAAATGAGGTTGATACGACTGGTGTGCCTTTTACATCAAATGTTGCAGAAAATGTCAACTATATGCGTGAAGATGTAGCAGTTGCAGGTTGGAATCGAGAAGAACTTTTCCAAAATGTACCTGAAAAAGAGCGAGGCTATATCAAAGTGCCTGCTATTCTAGATGACGGAGGAGACGCCTAA
- the gatA gene encoding Asp-tRNA(Asn)/Glu-tRNA(Gln) amidotransferase subunit GatA, translating into MILNQKTIEELHNLLVKKELSAVELTKATLEDMKSRESSVDSFITISEEEALAQAAAVDAKGIDADNFMSGIPLAVKDNISTKGILTTAASKILYNYKPIFDATSVEKLYEKDMIVIGKTNMDEFAMGGSSENSYFKTTKNAWDATKVPGGSSGGSATAVASGQVRLSLGSDTGGSIRQPASFNGVVGLKPTYGRVSRFGLIAFGSSLDQIGPFSRTVKENAQLLGVIAGNDKKDSTSSQRTVPDFTSKIGQDIKGLKIALPKEYMGEGIDEKVKERILAAAKHLESLGAIVEEVSLPHSKYGVAVYYIIASSEASSNLQRFDGIRYGYRAEEIENLEDVYVKSRSQGFGEEVKRRIMLGTFSLSSGYYDAYFKKAGQVRTLIMQDFAKVFEKYDLILGPTAPTVAYDLGTQSHDPVAMYLADLLTIPVNLAGLPGISIPAGFADGLPVGLQLIGNHFDEETIYQVAAAFEATTDYHKQKPVIFGGEK; encoded by the coding sequence ATGATTTTGAATCAAAAAACAATTGAAGAATTGCATAATCTCCTTGTCAAAAAGGAACTTTCCGCAGTTGAGCTGACGAAAGCTACTCTGGAAGATATGAAAAGTCGAGAAAGTTCCGTTGATAGCTTTATTACGATTAGTGAAGAAGAAGCCTTGGCGCAAGCAGCAGCAGTAGACGCGAAGGGAATTGATGCAGATAATTTTATGAGCGGGATTCCACTAGCTGTTAAGGACAATATTTCTACTAAGGGGATTCTGACGACAGCTGCGTCAAAAATTCTTTACAATTATAAGCCAATTTTTGATGCAACTAGTGTCGAAAAGCTTTATGAAAAAGATATGATTGTCATTGGTAAGACCAATATGGACGAATTTGCCATGGGTGGCTCTAGTGAAAATTCTTATTTTAAGACTACGAAAAATGCTTGGGATGCTACCAAAGTTCCCGGTGGTTCATCTGGTGGTTCAGCGACAGCAGTTGCTTCTGGTCAGGTTCGCTTGTCTCTAGGTTCTGATACCGGTGGTTCTATCCGACAACCAGCTTCCTTTAACGGAGTGGTCGGACTGAAGCCAACTTATGGGCGTGTTTCTCGTTTTGGACTCATTGCCTTTGGTAGCTCGTTGGATCAAATTGGACCATTTTCTCGGACGGTCAAAGAAAACGCTCAGCTTTTGGGCGTAATTGCAGGCAATGACAAAAAAGACTCAACTTCTTCTCAACGAACTGTTCCTGATTTCACTAGTAAGATTGGTCAAGATATTAAAGGATTGAAAATTGCTCTTCCAAAAGAATATATGGGTGAAGGGATTGATGAAAAAGTCAAGGAACGCATTTTAGCGGCTGCCAAGCATTTGGAAAGTCTGGGAGCGATTGTTGAAGAAGTTAGCCTGCCCCACAGCAAATATGGGGTAGCGGTTTACTATATCATCGCTTCTTCTGAAGCCAGTTCCAACTTGCAACGTTTCGACGGGATTCGTTATGGCTATCGGGCAGAAGAGATTGAAAACTTAGAGGACGTCTATGTCAAGTCTCGTAGTCAAGGTTTCGGTGAGGAAGTGAAGCGCCGGATTATGCTCGGAACGTTTAGTCTATCTTCTGGTTATTACGATGCTTATTTCAAGAAAGCAGGTCAAGTTCGGACGCTCATTATGCAGGATTTTGCCAAGGTATTTGAAAAGTATGACTTGATTTTAGGACCAACTGCACCGACGGTTGCTTACGACTTAGGAACTCAAAGTCACGATCCAGTAGCCATGTATTTGGCTGACCTTTTGACAATTCCGGTCAATTTGGCAGGGCTTCCTGGTATCTCCATTCCAGCAGGCTTTGCGGATGGTCTGCCGGTTGGGCTGCAATTGATTGGAAATCATTTTGATGAAGAGACGATTTACCAAGTAGCAGCTGCTTTTGAAGCAACGACAGACTACCACAAGCAAAAACCAGTCATTTTTGGAGGTGAAAAATAA
- the gatB gene encoding Asp-tRNA(Asn)/Glu-tRNA(Gln) amidotransferase subunit GatB has translation MNFETIIGLEVHVELKTNSKIFSPAPAHFGEDPNTNTNIIDWSFPGVLPVMNKGVIDYGIKAALALNMDIHQKMHFDRKNYFYPDNPKAYQISQFDEPIGYNGWIEIELEDGTTKKIRIERAHLEEDAGKNTHGSDGYSYVDLNRQGVPLIEIVSEADMRSPEEAYAYLTALKEIIQYTGISDVKMEEGSMRVDANISIRPYGQEEFGTKTELKNLNSFNFVRKGLAFEEKRQAEILRSGGQIRQETRRYDEATGETLLMRVKEGSADYRYFPEPDLPIFEIDDSWIEAVRSDLPAFPKERRAKYKADFGLSDYDAKQLTATKNISDFFEAAVTAGGDAKSVSNWLQGEVAQYLNAEGKTIEEIDLTPVNLTEMLSLVADGTISSKIAKKVFVHLAKNGGSAKEYVEKAGLVQISDPAQLLPIIQDVFANNEKAINDYKGGNKNAAKSLIGQLMKATKGQANPQVAQKLLNEELAKL, from the coding sequence ATGAACTTTGAAACGATTATTGGACTGGAAGTCCACGTTGAATTAAAAACAAATTCAAAAATTTTCTCACCAGCACCGGCTCATTTCGGGGAAGATCCAAATACCAACACCAATATCATTGACTGGTCTTTCCCAGGTGTCCTGCCAGTGATGAACAAGGGAGTTATTGATTACGGTATTAAGGCTGCTCTGGCACTCAATATGGATATTCATCAAAAGATGCACTTTGATCGCAAGAATTATTTCTATCCAGACAATCCGAAAGCTTACCAAATCTCTCAATTTGACGAGCCGATTGGCTACAATGGCTGGATTGAGATTGAACTAGAAGACGGTACGACTAAGAAAATTCGCATTGAGCGGGCTCATTTGGAAGAGGACGCTGGCAAGAACACTCATGGCAGCGATGGTTATTCTTATGTTGACCTTAATCGTCAAGGGGTGCCTTTGATTGAGATTGTTTCAGAAGCTGATATGCGCAGTCCAGAAGAGGCTTATGCTTACTTAACGGCGCTCAAAGAAATTATCCAGTATACGGGTATTTCTGACGTCAAAATGGAAGAAGGCTCCATGCGCGTGGATGCCAATATTTCTATTCGTCCTTATGGTCAAGAAGAGTTTGGAACCAAGACAGAACTAAAAAATCTTAATTCCTTCAATTTTGTTCGCAAGGGCTTGGCTTTTGAGGAAAAACGTCAGGCTGAGATTTTGCGTAGCGGTGGACAGATTCGTCAAGAAACTCGCCGTTACGATGAAGCAACAGGCGAAACTCTTTTGATGCGGGTTAAAGAAGGTTCGGCAGATTATCGTTATTTCCCAGAGCCTGACCTACCAATTTTTGAGATTGATGATAGTTGGATTGAGGCAGTGCGCTCAGATTTACCAGCCTTTCCAAAAGAACGTCGGGCTAAGTACAAGGCAGATTTTGGATTGTCAGACTATGATGCCAAGCAATTAACAGCAACGAAGAACATCTCAGATTTCTTTGAAGCTGCAGTGACAGCGGGCGGAGACGCAAAATCTGTGTCAAACTGGCTCCAAGGTGAGGTCGCTCAGTACCTCAATGCGGAAGGTAAAACCATTGAAGAAATCGATTTGACACCAGTCAACTTGACTGAAATGTTGAGTTTGGTGGCAGACGGTACGATTTCCTCTAAAATTGCCAAAAAAGTCTTTGTTCATTTGGCGAAAAATGGTGGTTCAGCCAAGGAATACGTTGAAAAAGCTGGCTTGGTGCAGATTTCTGATCCAGCGCAGCTATTGCCAATCATTCAGGACGTTTTTGCTAACAATGAAAAAGCCATCAACGACTACAAGGGTGGTAACAAAAATGCAGCCAAATCCCTGATTGGTCAGCTCATGAAAGCTACCAAAGGTCAAGCCAATCCACAAGTAGCTCAAAAACTGCTTAATGAGGAATTGGCGAAGTTGTAA